The DNA segment AGGCGATCGCCACCGCGACCAGCGAGACATCGTCGATGACGACCGTCCAGCGGGCACCGTCGCCGTCCTGCCCGAGCACCAGGCCGTACCCGTCGGCGCGGGGCGCGAGCCCCAGCGTCGCGCACGACTCCGGATAATCGTCGCCCAGCACGCTCGGAAACTGCGCCGGCGTCAGCAGCACCGCCGTCAGCACATACAGCGCGTCGTCTGCGGCGGCGACGGCCCCATCGTCCATTCCGGCCATCCCTGTCTCCCAGTGGCTTGTCCAACCGCGCGCACCCTAATGCGGACGGAAGGCCCTTGTCACGACTCCTCACACCACGCGGACCTGCAACTTTCCCCCTGGACGGGGGCGAAACGACCACGGTCTGCACGGGACTTCCCCAGACCGCCCCCCACCCGGGGACCGCCGAGGTCGCGCAATCCGCCGGACAATGGTGCCCGTCCTCCTTCCGAAACGGGGAGATCGATGATGGTTCATCTCCCCGTGCTCCCCATAAAGTTGGCCTTCGGCGACAGAAGGGGGACGACGCGGTGAAGCGCTTCGAACGGCTGGAGCGGATCCGCCGGCTGGACCCGGTGGCGGACGCCCCGGAGATCTACCGGCTCAGCGCCGTCTACGAATTCCCCTGGGACTACACACGCGCCCTCGAGCTGGCCCTGTACCGCACCTACGCCGTCCCGAGCATCGGCCGGCTCCTCGCGCGCACCGCCGAGCTGACCGACCGCGCCCAGAAGCGTTACGACGACACCGCGCTGCTCCTCGACACCGTCGTGGAGCACGGCTTCGCCGCGGAACAGGGGCGCACGGCGATCCGCCGTATCAACCAGATGCACCGCAGCTACGACATCGGCGACGACGACATGCGCTATGTGCTCAGCACCTTCGTCGTGGTGCCCAAGCGCTGGATCGACACCTACGGCTGGCGCCGGCTGTCCCGGCACGAGATCGTCGCCGCCACCGAGTACTACCGCACCCTCGGCCGGCACCTGGGCATCCCCGGCCTCCCCGGCACCTACGAGGAGTTCGAAACCCTTCTCGACACCTATGAGGAGGCGAACTTCGGCTGGGACGAGGGTGGCCGGCGGGTCTCGGACGCCACCCTCGACCTGATGGCGTCCTGGTACCCGCGCCCGTTGGCACCCCTGCTGCGCACAGGTGTGCTCGCGCTGCTCGACGAGCCGCTGCTGAACGCGTTCCGCTATGAGCGGCCCGGCGCGGCCACCGTCGCCCTGGTGCGTCGCGCCGTCCGAGCGCGCGCCCGGGTGGTGCGGCTGCTGCCACCGCGCCGCGCACCCCACTTCGCGCGCCAGAACCGGGAGATCAAGGGTTACCCGAACGGCTACCGGGTGGCCGACCTCGGCACCCGCCCGGTCCCGGGACTGGGCGGCTGCCCGGTGCGGCATCTGGACACGTCAGACTCCGTCGAGTGACGCGAGGGTGTCGCGCAGCCAGCCGAGTTCGGTCCGGCTCGTGGCACGCGCGATGGTGAGGATCCCCTGCCGGAAGGGGTCGTCCACCTCCTCGGCGCGGACCGGCCGGTCGCCGTCGTAGAAGAAGCTCGTCGGCTCCTCCAGGAAGGCGAGCCGCCGGCTCAGCACCGCGGCCTGGGCGGCGGGGTCCGCGAGGTGGCGCAGGAAGGCGAGCAGGACGAACCACTGGTTCTCGTCGGTGATCTGGCGCTCCCCGGGTTCGGCGAGCCGGCGCCTCAGCTCCTGCCGGCCCTCCTCGGTCAGCCGCAGCACATGGCGTGGCGCGGCCACGGCGCCCGGCTCGGTGGCCCGCACCAGAAGCCCGGCCTTCTCCAGACGCTTGATCGCCGGATACAGCGTGCTCTCCGCGACCGGCCGCACATGCCCGGTGAGCGCCGCGATGTGGCGGCGCAGCACGTATCCGTGCAGTGGGGCCTCGTACAGGAATCCCAGGATGGCGAGTTCGAGCATGCCCGCATTCTTCCGTACCGGAGCGCTGTACAGCGCTCCTTCAATACTGCTTTGACGTAATACCTCGGAACCGATGTATGGTCGATACGGTGATCAAGGCCGACAGGGGAGGGTGCCGTGCAGCAGGCCGTATTCGATGGCGAGGGAAGCCGGATCCGCTGGACCGAGGTTTTGGGGGCGGAGCCCGCCCGGGTCTACCTCCACGGGCTGGGGTCGATGTCCGCGCCCTATCACGCGCACATCGCCGCCCGCCCCGAACTCACGGGCAGACGCAGCCTGTTCATGGACCTGCCCGGCCACGGTCTCAGCGACCGGCCCCAGGGTTTCGGCTACACCCTGGAGGAACACGCCGACGCGGTCGCGGCCGCGCTGGACGCGGCCGGAGTGAGCGGCGCCGAACTGATCGCGCACAGCATGGGCGGCGCCGTCGCCATCGTGCTCGCGCACCGGCGGCCCCTACTCGTCTCGCGGCTGGTGCTCTCGGAGGCCAATCTGGACGCCTTCCCGCCGCTGACCGCGGGCAGCAGCGCGATCGCGGTCTACGAGGAAGACGAGTTCGTCGAGGAGGCGTACGCCCGCGTCCTGGCGGCCGTCGGCCCGCTGTGGGCGGCCACCATGCGGCTGGCGGATCCGCGCGCCCTGCACCGCAGCGCCGTCGGCCTGCGGCGCGGCTCCGACCCGGTGATGCGCGAGATCCTGGAGGGCCTGGACATCGACCGGGTCTACCTCCAGGGGGCGGAGAGCGGCGAACTCGAGAACCGGGAACGGCTGGAAGCGGCCGGTGTACGGGTGCTGACGGTGCCCGGCGCCGGGCACAACATCATGTTCGACAACCCCGGCGCCTTCGCGGCCGCCGTCGCCGCAAACATCTGATCCTCAGTCCTCGCGCACGGCGAGGGCGAGGAAGCGGTCGTTTTCGTCGACGTACGACGTCATGCGCCACCCCGAACGGGACAGCAGCGGGCGCAGGTTGGGCTCGGCCCGCAGGTCCTCCGGCGTGATCTGCCGGCCCTGCCGCGCCGCCAGGGCCGCGCGGCCGATGGGATGGAACAGGGCGAGCCGGCCGCCGGGCCGCACCACTCGGGCGAGCTCCCGCAGGTTCTCCACCGGGCGCGGCAGATGGGCGATCAGCCCCGCCGCGAACACGGCGTCCAGGCACTCCGCGCGCAGCGGCAGGGCGGCCACGTCCGCGAGCAGCAGCACTCCCTCCCGGTCCCGGCCCGCCGCGACGGCGGCCGCGAGCATCGCCGGGGTCAGATCGGCGCCGAGCACCACGCCGGTGGAACCCACGGCGGCCCGCAGCGGGGGCAGCGCGCGCCCCGTGCCGCAGCCCGCGTCCAGTGCGCGGTCGCCCGCCCGCAGCCCGAGGCCGGCCACGGCGGCCGCGTACGCGGGCCCGTCGTCGGGAAACTTGCTGTCCCAGCCGGCGGCCCGGGCGGTGAAGAACTCCTGGACATGTGCGTGGTCGTCGCTCATGACCCGCATGATGCCCTGATTCCGTGGCCCGGTGCCGCGCGTTCCGCCGCGGTGCCTCTCGCGTCCGGACGCGGTGTGGACGCGCCGGACGCCGGCCGGGGTCGCCGCTCAGTCCGCCAGGTCCCGGATCGCCACCACCTCTTCTACGGGGACCCGTACCAGCAGCTCACCGGGAACGCCGTTGCGGGCGCCGAACTCCTCGGCACGGTCCTCACCCATGTACCGGGCGGCGACCCGCGCGGCCCAGTGGCGCAGTTCCGCCGGATCCTCGGACAGCCGGGCGTGACCGCTGAGCACTACGAAATGGAACGGCGGCCGGTCGTCGTCCACGCACAGGGCGACACGCCCGTCACGGGCGAGATTGCGCCCTTTCACGGTCTCCCGGCCGGTGAGAAGCACCAGTTCGTCCCCGTCCAGCAGGAACCAGACCGGGGCCACATGCGGGCTCCCATCGGCGCGAACGGTGGACAGTTTGCCGGTGCGGGTGCCTTTTGAGACGAACGCCCGCCATTCCTCGTCGGTCATCTTCTGTGCCATGCGCCCATCCTCCTTGCCCCTGCGCCGCACGTGGGGAAGGCTTGCGGAGGGTTCCTCCGGCCAGGGGGGAAAGATCGCACGGGGAGAGGGACATGGCGCAGAACCAGGGACTCGGCTGGCTCCTGGACGATCTGACGGAACGTGTGGACGACGTACGGCACGCGCTGGTCCTGTCCAACGACGGACTGGTCACCGGTGCGAGCACCGGGCTGCGCCGCGAGGACGCCGAACACCTCGCCGCCGTGGCATCCGGACTGCACAGCCTGGCAAAGGGCTCGGGGCGCCACTTCAGCGCGGGTGCGGTGCGCCAGACGATGATCGAGTACGACGACGCCGTGCTGTTCGTGACCGCGGCCGGCTCCGGCAGTTGCCTGTGCGTGCTCAGCGGGGCGGAGGCCGACATCGGGCAGATAGCGTACGAGATGACCCTGCTCGTCAACCGGGTCGGCGAACACCTCGGCGTCGACGCCCGGAAACCCGAGCGGGCACCGAACAAAGACCTCTGACCTGCGAATTCTCAAAGCTCCACGGGAGTTATCCACAGGCCCGCCACGGGATGCGCCGATCCGGCTACGGTGTGTGCACGGCGATCGCACAGGGCGTGAGCCACCGACTCCACGGGGAGTACGACCATGTCGGCACACACCTTTGAACCAGTCCGCTGCGACACCTGCACCCCGGGCCGAGCCGCTCGTGAACTGGGCATGCTGCGAGGCGAGTTCGACCTCGCCCTCCAGCTCGGCCATGTGCGGACCGTGCCCGACGAGGGCGGGGGAGGGGGCCGGCTGGTGGAGCGCGCGGAGATCGACCGGCTCCGAGCGCAGGACGGGTTCCCGGACACGCTCCGCGACCGGGTGCGCGTGGTGGGCACCGCCGACGGCGCCGAGGTGATGGACATCTCCGCGGGCCGCTTCACCCGGCTCGCCCGCCTGGGTCTGCTCGTGCCCGTGAAGGTCTACGTCAACCGGTACGGCGCCGTGGTCTGGCTCTATCTCACCGAGGAACTGAAGCACTTCGCGGCCGCCGCCGAGAACACACAGCTGCTCAAGGGCCGCACCCCCGAGACGCTGCGAGGCCAGCTCGCGGAGGGCGTGGACCTGCGCGCCCGCAACTGGCGCATGCGGCAACTGGGCTGCCTGCTGCGACAGGCGGACGACCCATGGGCCCGGGCCGGGGCCCTCGCCGCCCTGCTCCGGCCGGTCGAGGTCGCCGACATCGTCGAGGACCCGTACGAGCGCGCCTGGGTGAACCGATTGCGGCCCGCACTGCCCGGCCAGACTCTCGCCGGAACCTCGTTCGCCCATGTCGTCGAGCAGATCACGACCGCGCAGGACACGGACGAGATCGAGTGGCTGCGCAGCGACCTCGCGCACTCGGTCGAGGAAGCACGGGCCCTGTCGCCGGCCCCGCGCCCGGCCGCCCGCCGCACCGGGCCGACGACACGTCCGACGGCACGGCCGATCCCGCCGATGGCGCGCACGGTCACGGCACCGGTGGAACCGATGCCGACGCCGGTGAGGCCGACGGAGAGCGCGGACGGACCGACGGAGACCGCGGACGGATCGACGGCGGGTACGACCGAGCGGACGGCGGGGGCGGCGGAGCCGCTCGTGCGGGCCGTCACGCCGCACCGAATCCCCGGCGGCGGACGCGCGCCGGAGCGGCGGCACGCGTCGTCGCGGGTACGGCCCGCTCCTGCCCCCGTACCTCGGTTCCCCGGAGCCGGGCCCGCCTCGATGCGTTCCACCCGCCGGCTGCGTGCCTTGCTGCGACGCGGGACACCGCGGCCCGCAGAGGTCCGAGCATCCGTGGTCGAGCCCGGCCGGCGGTCCGCTACAGGGACCTGAACAGTCCCTCCTGGACGACCGAGACGAGCAGTCGCCCCTCGACGTCGTAGATCCGCCCGCGGGCGAGACCACGCCCGCCGGTGGCGATTGGCGACTCCTGGTCGTACAGGAACCACTCGTCGGCGCGGAACGGCCGGTGGAACCACATGGCGTGGTCGAGCGAGGCCATGTCGAAGCTCCGGCGACCCCACAACGGTTCGATGGGGATGCGCACCGCGTCCAGGAGCGTCATGTCGCTGGCGTAGGTCAGCGCGCAGGTGTGGACCAGCGGGTCGTCGCCCAGGGGACCGACCGCGCGCATCCACACCGCGCTGCGCGGCTCGGCGCCCTTCACCTCCTCGTCGGTCCAGCGCAGCGGGTCGGCGTACCGGATGTCGAAGGGCTGGCGGCGCGCCATCCGCTCCAACTGCTCCGGCAGCGTGCCCAGGTGCTTGCGTATCTCCTCGGCCACCGTCGGCAGTGACTCGGGGCGCGTCAGCTCACGGGCGGGCGGCAGCTGGTGCTCGAACGGTCCTTCCTCGGGCTTGTGAAAGGAGGCGGTCAGATTGAAGATCGTGCGGCCCTGCTGCACCGCGGTGACACGGCGCGTGGTGAACGAACGCCCGTCGCGGATCCGCTCCACCTGGTACACGATCGGCACGCCCGGACGGCCCGGGCGCAGGAAGTACGCGTGCAGCGAGTGCACCGGACGGTCGCCGTCCGTGGTGCGGCCGGCGGCGACCAGGGCCTGGCCCGCCACCTGGCCGCCGAAGACCCGCTGGAGGGACTCCTGCGGGCTTCGGCCGCGGAAGATGTCGACCTCGATCTGCTCCAGGTCGAGCAGATCGACCAGTCTTTCGGCCGGGTTCGTCGTCATGGGTGGGATTCTCCTGTGGTCACAGCTGGCCGACGTCGGTGACGCGGAGGACCGCACGGCCCTCGGCGTCCGAGGCCGTGAGGTCGACCTCCGCGCTGATACCCCAGTCGTGGTCGTCGTTCGGGTCGTCGAAGATCTGGCGGACCCGCCACAGACCGTTCTGCGGCTCCTCCTTGATGACCAGCAGCTTGGGACCGCGCGCGTCGGGACCGGTGCCGAGATCCTCGTACTCGTCCCAGTACTTGTCCATCGCCTCGCCCCACGCGTCGGCGTCCCAGCCGGACTCGGCGTCCATCTCGCCCAGTTCCTCGACCTGGTCCAGCGCGGCCAGCTCCACACGGCGGAACAGCGCGTTGCGGACCAGCACCCGGAAGGCGCGCGCGTTGGTGGTGACGGGCTTGACCTCGTCGGCCTTCTCCTGGGCCTGCTCGGCGGTCATCTCCTCGGGGTTCGCCAGCTGCTCCCACTCGTCCAGCAGGCTGGAGTCCACCTGGCGCACCATCTCCCCGAGCCACTCGATCAGATCCTGGAGATCCTCGGACTTCAGGTCGTCCGGGATGGTGTGGTCGAGGGTCTTGTAGGCGCTGGCCAGGTAGCGCAGCACGATGCCCTCGGTGCGGGCCAGCTCGTAGAAGGACACCAACTCGGTGAAGGACATCG comes from the Streptomyces sp. SUK 48 genome and includes:
- a CDS encoding oxygenase MpaB family protein, which codes for MKRFERLERIRRLDPVADAPEIYRLSAVYEFPWDYTRALELALYRTYAVPSIGRLLARTAELTDRAQKRYDDTALLLDTVVEHGFAAEQGRTAIRRINQMHRSYDIGDDDMRYVLSTFVVVPKRWIDTYGWRRLSRHEIVAATEYYRTLGRHLGIPGLPGTYEEFETLLDTYEEANFGWDEGGRRVSDATLDLMASWYPRPLAPLLRTGVLALLDEPLLNAFRYERPGAATVALVRRAVRARARVVRLLPPRRAPHFARQNREIKGYPNGYRVADLGTRPVPGLGGCPVRHLDTSDSVE
- a CDS encoding PadR family transcriptional regulator, translating into MLELAILGFLYEAPLHGYVLRRHIAALTGHVRPVAESTLYPAIKRLEKAGLLVRATEPGAVAAPRHVLRLTEEGRQELRRRLAEPGERQITDENQWFVLLAFLRHLADPAAQAAVLSRRLAFLEEPTSFFYDGDRPVRAEEVDDPFRQGILTIARATSRTELGWLRDTLASLDGV
- a CDS encoding alpha/beta hydrolase; translation: MQQAVFDGEGSRIRWTEVLGAEPARVYLHGLGSMSAPYHAHIAARPELTGRRSLFMDLPGHGLSDRPQGFGYTLEEHADAVAAALDAAGVSGAELIAHSMGGAVAIVLAHRRPLLVSRLVLSEANLDAFPPLTAGSSAIAVYEEDEFVEEAYARVLAAVGPLWAATMRLADPRALHRSAVGLRRGSDPVMREILEGLDIDRVYLQGAESGELENRERLEAAGVRVLTVPGAGHNIMFDNPGAFAAAVAANI
- a CDS encoding class I SAM-dependent methyltransferase produces the protein MSDDHAHVQEFFTARAAGWDSKFPDDGPAYAAAVAGLGLRAGDRALDAGCGTGRALPPLRAAVGSTGVVLGADLTPAMLAAAVAAGRDREGVLLLADVAALPLRAECLDAVFAAGLIAHLPRPVENLRELARVVRPGGRLALFHPIGRAALAARQGRQITPEDLRAEPNLRPLLSRSGWRMTSYVDENDRFLALAVRED
- a CDS encoding PPOX class F420-dependent oxidoreductase; the encoded protein is MAQKMTDEEWRAFVSKGTRTGKLSTVRADGSPHVAPVWFLLDGDELVLLTGRETVKGRNLARDGRVALCVDDDRPPFHFVVLSGHARLSEDPAELRHWAARVAARYMGEDRAEEFGARNGVPGELLVRVPVEEVVAIRDLAD
- a CDS encoding roadblock/LC7 domain-containing protein; this translates as MAQNQGLGWLLDDLTERVDDVRHALVLSNDGLVTGASTGLRREDAEHLAAVASGLHSLAKGSGRHFSAGAVRQTMIEYDDAVLFVTAAGSGSCLCVLSGAEADIGQIAYEMTLLVNRVGEHLGVDARKPERAPNKDL
- a CDS encoding DUF6397 family protein is translated as MSAHTFEPVRCDTCTPGRAARELGMLRGEFDLALQLGHVRTVPDEGGGGGRLVERAEIDRLRAQDGFPDTLRDRVRVVGTADGAEVMDISAGRFTRLARLGLLVPVKVYVNRYGAVVWLYLTEELKHFAAAAENTQLLKGRTPETLRGQLAEGVDLRARNWRMRQLGCLLRQADDPWARAGALAALLRPVEVADIVEDPYERAWVNRLRPALPGQTLAGTSFAHVVEQITTAQDTDEIEWLRSDLAHSVEEARALSPAPRPAARRTGPTTRPTARPIPPMARTVTAPVEPMPTPVRPTESADGPTETADGSTAGTTERTAGAAEPLVRAVTPHRIPGGGRAPERRHASSRVRPAPAPVPRFPGAGPASMRSTRRLRALLRRGTPRPAEVRASVVEPGRRSATGT
- a CDS encoding acyl-CoA thioesterase II gives rise to the protein MTTNPAERLVDLLDLEQIEVDIFRGRSPQESLQRVFGGQVAGQALVAAGRTTDGDRPVHSLHAYFLRPGRPGVPIVYQVERIRDGRSFTTRRVTAVQQGRTIFNLTASFHKPEEGPFEHQLPPARELTRPESLPTVAEEIRKHLGTLPEQLERMARRQPFDIRYADPLRWTDEEVKGAEPRSAVWMRAVGPLGDDPLVHTCALTYASDMTLLDAVRIPIEPLWGRRSFDMASLDHAMWFHRPFRADEWFLYDQESPIATGGRGLARGRIYDVEGRLLVSVVQEGLFRSL